Proteins from a single region of Stigmatella erecta:
- a CDS encoding phosphate ABC transporter substrate-binding protein: MRCRPALPALLSLLMLLPACKRSEPAPAGPAPAAPVDRNLTVKGSDTMVLLGQRWAEAFMKANPDMSVQVTGGGSGTGLAALVNGTTDIALSSRSIKPSEAQQVQARHHTEAREIPVARDGVTFYVHESNPVRALSVAQLKAIYLGDLTRWSQVGGLDAPIVLHSRENSSGTYVFVKERVLGDEDFAPTTLSLPGTAALVNAVSKEKNGLGFGGAAYAKGIKELSILEGGKPIAPSAENIQSGQYPLSRDLFFYVRGHPSGATQAFIDFALSPEGQQLVTQVGYYPVKQR, translated from the coding sequence ATGCGGTGCCGCCCTGCCCTCCCTGCGTTGCTCTCGCTCCTGATGCTCCTGCCGGCGTGCAAACGCTCCGAGCCCGCCCCGGCAGGCCCAGCCCCAGCGGCCCCGGTGGACCGGAACCTCACCGTGAAGGGCTCGGACACCATGGTGCTCCTGGGCCAGCGCTGGGCCGAGGCCTTCATGAAGGCCAACCCCGACATGTCGGTCCAGGTGACCGGCGGGGGCTCGGGCACGGGGCTGGCGGCCCTGGTCAACGGCACCACGGACATCGCCCTGTCCAGCCGGTCCATCAAGCCGTCCGAGGCCCAGCAGGTCCAGGCGCGCCACCACACGGAGGCCCGGGAAATCCCCGTCGCCCGCGATGGGGTGACGTTCTACGTCCACGAATCCAACCCGGTCCGCGCGCTGTCGGTGGCCCAGCTCAAGGCCATCTACCTGGGAGACCTCACCCGCTGGAGCCAGGTGGGCGGACTCGACGCGCCCATCGTCCTGCACTCCCGGGAGAACTCCTCCGGCACCTACGTCTTCGTGAAGGAGCGCGTCCTGGGAGACGAGGACTTCGCCCCCACCACCCTGTCCCTGCCCGGCACCGCGGCGCTGGTGAACGCGGTCTCCAAGGAGAAGAACGGCCTCGGCTTCGGCGGGGCCGCCTATGCCAAGGGCATCAAGGAGCTGAGCATCCTGGAGGGCGGCAAGCCCATCGCCCCGTCCGCCGAGAACATCCAGAGCGGCCAATACCCCCTTTCCCGGGATCTCTTCTTCTACGTCCGGGGCCACCCCAGCGGGGCCACCCAGGCCTTCATCGATTTCGCGCTCTCCCCGGAGGGCCAGCAACTCGTCACGCAGGTGGGCTACTACCCGGTGAAACAGCGCTGA
- a CDS encoding Fur family transcriptional regulator has product MEEVRLVGGALPVNEQEKKEEVLNRYMEQHGLKSTRQRSLIIDTFFAIGGHLSVEELWSKVREQDAKVSVATVYRTMKLLNDCGLAHARNFGDGQTRYEAAAGREHHDHLICTRCGRIVEFENDRIEAMQEAVARKHGFTVTSHKMELYGLCKDCQRQPPAPKTEA; this is encoded by the coding sequence ATGGAAGAAGTCCGGTTGGTGGGAGGTGCGCTGCCCGTGAATGAGCAGGAGAAGAAGGAAGAAGTCCTCAACCGCTACATGGAGCAGCATGGCCTGAAGAGCACGCGCCAGCGCAGCCTCATCATCGACACGTTCTTCGCCATTGGCGGGCACCTGTCGGTGGAGGAGCTGTGGAGCAAGGTGCGCGAGCAGGACGCCAAGGTGTCGGTGGCCACCGTGTACCGGACGATGAAGCTGCTCAACGACTGTGGGCTGGCCCACGCGCGCAACTTCGGGGACGGGCAGACCCGCTACGAGGCCGCCGCGGGGCGCGAGCACCACGATCACCTCATCTGCACCCGCTGTGGCCGCATCGTGGAGTTCGAGAACGACCGCATCGAGGCCATGCAGGAGGCCGTGGCGCGCAAGCACGGCTTCACGGTGACGTCGCACAAGATGGAGCTGTACGGCCTGTGCAAGGACTGTCAGCGCCAGCCGCCCGCGCCCAAGACCGAGGCATGA
- a CDS encoding FmdB family zinc ribbon protein: MPIYEYACQSCGKIIDVLQKISDPAPAACTECGAENTLSKVVSRSSFVLKGGGWYSDLYSSTKKDGSASSSSGGSASTSTSTSTSSAPASTGTASSPAPAASPPAPSTKT; this comes from the coding sequence ATGCCCATTTACGAATACGCCTGTCAGAGCTGTGGGAAGATCATCGACGTGCTTCAGAAGATCAGCGATCCGGCGCCCGCCGCGTGCACCGAGTGCGGCGCCGAGAACACGCTGAGCAAGGTCGTCAGCCGCTCGAGCTTCGTGCTCAAGGGTGGCGGCTGGTACTCGGATCTCTACAGCTCCACCAAGAAGGACGGCTCGGCCAGCTCCAGCTCGGGGGGAAGCGCCTCCACCAGCACCAGCACCAGCACCAGCAGCGCGCCGGCCTCGACGGGCACGGCGTCCAGCCCGGCCCCGGCGGCCTCCCCGCCGGCGCCGAGCACCAAGACCTAG
- a CDS encoding catalase: protein MSKTETQKVSIDERSKDQDLARNRSDGTGQFLTTDQGIRVEHTDDSLRAGTRGPTLLEDFHFREKMMRFDHERIPERVVHARGAAAHGYFQVYESQAKYTKAAFLQDPSQKTPVFVRFSTVAGSRGSADTARDVRGFAVKFYTQEGNFDLVGNNIPVFFIQDGIKFPDVIHAVKPEPHHEMPQAASAHDSFWDFVSLVPETAHMVMWVMSDRALPRSYRMMEGFGVHTFRFVNDKGVSRFVKFHWKPLLGVHSLVWDESQKLGGKDPDYHRRDLWEAIEQGDFPEYELGVQIIEEADAAKLGIELLDATKLVPEELVPVQRIGKLTLNRNPTNYFAETEQVAYCTANIVPGIDFTDDPLMQARLFSYLDTQLTRLGGPNFTEIPINRPIAPVHNHQQDGFHRQTINTGRANYHPNSLGGGCPMMASTRQGGFAHFPEKVAGEKTRVRSQSFADHFSQAAMFFRSMSPPEQQHIIEALRFELGKVEIPEIRKRVIEEILAKIDGTLAAQVALGVGVPAPKAVASPKSVIDASPALSIESMPKTSIKTRRIAALVADGVDAAALQELQAEMKRQGAQVKVIAKHLGTVTAAGGQAVPVDKSANTTASIEYDAVFVPGGAVSVETLKRDGDARHFILEAYRHYKAIGASKEGVGLLKACGLDTGAPGIVADPGGAGTVATAFVDAIKKHRHWDRKDTESIPA, encoded by the coding sequence GTGAGCAAGACTGAGACCCAGAAGGTGTCGATCGACGAGCGCAGCAAGGATCAGGATCTGGCGAGGAACCGTTCGGACGGCACGGGCCAGTTCCTGACGACGGACCAAGGCATCCGCGTGGAGCACACCGACGACTCCCTTCGCGCCGGGACGCGGGGGCCCACGCTGCTCGAGGACTTCCACTTCCGCGAGAAGATGATGCGCTTTGATCACGAGCGCATCCCCGAGCGCGTGGTGCACGCCCGGGGCGCGGCGGCCCACGGCTACTTCCAGGTCTACGAGTCGCAGGCCAAGTACACGAAGGCCGCCTTCCTTCAGGATCCCTCGCAGAAGACGCCGGTGTTCGTGCGCTTCTCCACGGTGGCCGGCTCGCGCGGCTCCGCGGACACGGCGCGCGACGTGCGCGGCTTCGCGGTGAAGTTCTACACGCAGGAGGGGAACTTCGATCTCGTCGGCAACAACATCCCCGTGTTCTTCATCCAGGACGGCATCAAGTTTCCGGATGTCATCCACGCGGTGAAGCCCGAGCCTCACCACGAGATGCCCCAGGCCGCCTCGGCGCATGACTCCTTCTGGGACTTCGTCTCGCTCGTGCCCGAGACGGCGCACATGGTCATGTGGGTCATGTCCGACCGGGCCCTGCCGCGCAGCTACCGCATGATGGAGGGGTTCGGGGTCCACACCTTCCGCTTCGTGAACGACAAGGGCGTCTCGCGCTTCGTGAAGTTCCACTGGAAGCCGCTGCTGGGGGTCCACTCGCTCGTCTGGGACGAGTCCCAGAAGCTGGGCGGCAAGGATCCGGACTACCACCGGCGCGACCTGTGGGAAGCCATCGAGCAGGGGGACTTCCCCGAGTACGAGCTGGGCGTGCAGATCATCGAGGAGGCGGACGCGGCCAAGCTCGGCATCGAGCTGCTGGATGCGACGAAGCTCGTGCCCGAGGAGCTGGTGCCCGTGCAGCGCATCGGCAAGCTCACGCTCAACCGCAACCCGACGAACTACTTCGCCGAGACCGAGCAGGTGGCCTACTGCACGGCGAACATCGTGCCGGGCATCGACTTCACGGATGACCCGCTGATGCAGGCGCGCCTCTTCTCGTACCTGGACACGCAGCTCACCCGGCTGGGAGGGCCGAACTTCACGGAGATTCCCATCAACCGGCCGATCGCGCCCGTGCACAACCACCAGCAGGATGGGTTCCACCGGCAGACGATCAACACCGGCCGCGCCAACTACCACCCGAACTCCCTGGGCGGAGGCTGCCCGATGATGGCCTCCACCCGTCAGGGGGGCTTCGCGCACTTCCCGGAGAAGGTCGCCGGGGAGAAGACGCGCGTGCGCAGCCAGAGCTTCGCGGACCACTTCAGCCAGGCCGCGATGTTCTTCCGGAGCATGTCGCCCCCCGAGCAGCAGCACATCATCGAAGCGCTCCGCTTCGAGCTCGGCAAGGTCGAGATTCCCGAGATCCGCAAGCGCGTCATCGAGGAGATCCTGGCGAAGATCGACGGGACGCTCGCCGCGCAGGTCGCCCTGGGCGTCGGGGTCCCCGCGCCGAAGGCGGTGGCCTCGCCGAAGTCCGTGATCGACGCGTCTCCGGCGCTCAGCATCGAGAGCATGCCGAAGACCTCGATCAAGACCCGGCGCATCGCGGCGCTGGTGGCCGACGGCGTCGACGCCGCGGCGCTCCAGGAGCTCCAGGCGGAGATGAAGCGGCAGGGCGCGCAGGTGAAGGTCATCGCCAAGCACCTGGGCACCGTCACCGCCGCGGGCGGGCAGGCCGTGCCGGTCGACAAGAGCGCGAACACCACCGCGTCCATCGAGTATGACGCCGTCTTCGTCCCGGGCGGGGCCGTGAGCGTGGAGACGCTGAAGCGGGATGGGGATGCGCGGCACTTCATCCTGGAGGCCTACCGCCACTACAAGGCCATCGGCGCCTCGAAGGAGGGCGTCGGCCTGCTGAAGGCCTGCGGCCTCGACACCGGCGCGCCGGGCATCGTCGCCGACCCGGGCGGGGCCGGCACCGTGGCCACCGCCTTCGTCGACGCCATCAAGAAGCACCGCCACTGGGACCGCAAGGACACGGAGAGCATCCCGGCCTGA
- a CDS encoding FtsB family cell division protein: protein MTAQRKFLVMAVVAGALSLASVADARGFRRYLTLRQDVESLQERNRVLAGQNESLRREIQALRKDPAALERAAREELGYVKPGEIVFHLEAP from the coding sequence ATGACGGCGCAGAGAAAGTTCCTGGTGATGGCGGTGGTGGCGGGGGCCCTGTCCTTGGCGTCCGTGGCCGATGCCCGGGGGTTCCGCCGCTACCTCACGCTGCGGCAGGATGTCGAGTCGCTGCAGGAGCGCAACCGCGTGCTGGCCGGACAGAACGAGTCTCTGCGGCGTGAGATTCAAGCCCTGCGCAAGGATCCCGCCGCCCTCGAGCGTGCGGCCCGCGAGGAGCTCGGCTATGTGAAGCCGGGCGAAATCGTCTTCCACCTGGAGGCGCCATGA
- a CDS encoding sigma-70 family RNA polymerase sigma factor: MPPEVAVSGSLTVLSDSPATQASELTADQALLQQVALGNAETMRTLYTRCAGRAWSVVLRILGSRADAEEVLQETFLEVWRRARQFDAKRGGLETWVVTIARTRAIDRRRSLSTVARVIADVASHPPLINPVAPPPSELTEQWQDRKRVAAALRELPREQRLMVELAYFEGLSQREISERTGEPLGTVKTRVRLALEKLSGLLEEPLGRG; this comes from the coding sequence ATGCCACCCGAGGTTGCGGTATCCGGGAGTCTGACGGTGCTTTCCGATTCCCCTGCTACACAGGCGAGCGAGCTGACGGCGGACCAGGCCCTCCTCCAGCAGGTTGCCCTGGGCAACGCCGAGACGATGCGGACCCTTTACACCCGGTGCGCCGGACGCGCCTGGTCCGTGGTGTTGCGCATCCTGGGCTCACGGGCCGACGCGGAGGAGGTGCTCCAGGAGACTTTCCTGGAGGTCTGGCGCCGGGCGCGCCAGTTCGACGCGAAGCGCGGCGGGCTGGAGACGTGGGTGGTGACGATCGCGCGCACGCGCGCCATCGACCGGCGGCGCTCCTTGAGCACCGTGGCCCGCGTCATCGCGGACGTGGCCTCGCACCCACCGCTCATCAACCCGGTGGCGCCGCCGCCCTCGGAGCTGACCGAGCAGTGGCAGGACCGCAAGCGCGTGGCCGCGGCGCTGCGCGAGCTGCCCCGCGAGCAGCGGCTGATGGTGGAGCTGGCCTACTTCGAGGGGCTGTCCCAGCGGGAGATCTCCGAGCGCACCGGAGAGCCCCTGGGGACGGTGAAGACGCGCGTCCGGCTGGCGCTGGAGAAGCTCTCCGGGCTGCTGGAAGAGCCTCTGGGGCGCGGTTAG
- the msrB gene encoding peptide-methionine (R)-S-oxide reductase MsrB translates to MVDKLILSDEEWRKRLKPEEYEVLRKHGTEYPGSGCFLGTKEPGTYVCAGCGNALFQAGMKFESGTGWPSFTQPLGPDAVAEYHDRSHGMVRTEVRCGRCDGHLGHVFPDGPPPTGLRYCMNSVAMKHVPEGQPIVLVQA, encoded by the coding sequence ATGGTGGACAAGCTGATCCTGAGCGATGAAGAGTGGCGCAAGCGCCTGAAGCCCGAGGAGTACGAGGTGCTGCGCAAGCACGGCACCGAGTACCCTGGGTCTGGGTGCTTCCTGGGGACCAAGGAGCCGGGCACCTACGTGTGCGCCGGCTGTGGCAACGCGCTCTTCCAGGCGGGCATGAAGTTCGAGTCCGGTACGGGCTGGCCGTCCTTCACCCAGCCCCTGGGGCCGGACGCGGTGGCGGAGTACCACGATCGCTCGCATGGCATGGTGCGCACCGAGGTGCGCTGTGGCCGGTGTGACGGCCACCTGGGGCACGTCTTCCCGGATGGGCCTCCGCCCACGGGGCTGCGCTACTGCATGAACTCCGTGGCCATGAAGCACGTGCCCGAGGGCCAGCCCATCGTGCTGGTCCAGGCGTAG
- a CDS encoding TlpA family protein disulfide reductase, whose amino-acid sequence MSRPSRALTCALLLALGACRSTPSPVEAPGNGFLNALVLPSVGPVPYRPRALSGKVVLVSFFATWCFPCVAEVPTLQALQRDHGPEGLQVVAVGMDLEGRRVLGPYADQAALNYPMLLADEYLRSGRSAFGHIGALPMTVLLDRDGRAVSAWQGMSAHGELEKTLRKLLKR is encoded by the coding sequence ATGAGCCGTCCGTCCCGGGCCCTGACGTGCGCGCTGCTGCTGGCCCTGGGCGCGTGCCGGAGCACGCCCTCGCCGGTGGAGGCCCCGGGCAACGGGTTCCTGAACGCCCTGGTCCTGCCCTCGGTGGGGCCCGTGCCGTACCGGCCCCGGGCCCTGTCCGGAAAAGTGGTCCTGGTCAGTTTCTTCGCGACATGGTGTTTCCCCTGTGTGGCGGAAGTGCCCACCTTGCAGGCGCTTCAGCGCGACCATGGGCCGGAAGGGTTGCAGGTGGTCGCCGTGGGGATGGACCTGGAAGGGCGCCGGGTGCTGGGGCCTTACGCCGACCAGGCCGCGCTCAACTACCCGATGTTGCTGGCGGATGAGTACCTGCGCTCGGGCCGGTCCGCCTTCGGCCACATTGGCGCGCTGCCCATGACGGTCCTCCTGGACCGGGACGGCCGGGCGGTGTCCGCCTGGCAAGGGATGTCGGCGCACGGGGAGCTGGAGAAGACGCTTCGCAAGCTGCTGAAGCGCTAG
- a CDS encoding pyridoxal phosphate-dependent aminotransferase — protein sequence MRPSRMMRVVGFNVDRVVSEASTDPEVLRLENFATDLPPPPDAITATREAVGTSEANSYVPFTGTAGLRQAVASRLKRQSNLSYDPDRQIVITAGGTQGLISALLAVIEPGDEVLLTDPTYAGMIHRVTFAGGVPMFVPMKVVDKRWRLDLDMLRAMVTSRTRAMVLSNPGMPSGHVLSEAEWLAIRELCVTRNLWLLYDAALEGVLYDGLPLRHPASLTGMPERTLIIGSISKEYRMIGWRIGWIAGPPKVMADVFYTHSYLVIAPPGISQKGAEVALRTENSGVPAAIAEWKARRDLMLEQLEGLPVVIPDGGWSLLLDAHALGYSATDAASILLTQAKVAATPMTNWGSSVAERYIRLVFSFEPQERLKLLRERLRRTSLLP from the coding sequence ATGCGTCCGTCTCGAATGATGCGCGTAGTGGGGTTCAACGTCGATCGCGTGGTTTCGGAGGCCTCCACGGATCCCGAAGTGCTCCGGCTGGAAAATTTCGCGACGGATCTTCCGCCTCCGCCCGATGCCATCACGGCCACGCGTGAGGCGGTGGGCACCAGCGAGGCCAACAGCTACGTGCCGTTCACGGGCACCGCGGGCCTGCGCCAGGCGGTGGCCTCGCGCCTCAAGCGCCAGAGCAACCTCTCGTATGATCCGGACCGGCAGATCGTCATCACCGCCGGCGGCACGCAGGGGCTCATCTCCGCGCTGCTGGCCGTCATCGAGCCGGGCGACGAGGTGCTGCTCACCGACCCGACGTACGCGGGGATGATTCACCGGGTCACCTTCGCCGGCGGCGTGCCGATGTTCGTACCGATGAAGGTGGTGGACAAGCGCTGGCGGCTGGACCTGGACATGCTGCGCGCCATGGTGACGAGCCGCACCCGGGCCATGGTGCTGTCCAACCCGGGCATGCCCTCGGGCCACGTGCTGTCGGAGGCCGAGTGGCTCGCCATCCGCGAGCTGTGCGTCACGCGCAACCTGTGGCTGCTGTACGACGCCGCCCTCGAGGGCGTGCTCTATGACGGGCTGCCCCTGCGCCACCCCGCGTCGCTCACGGGCATGCCGGAGCGCACGCTCATCATCGGCTCCATCTCCAAGGAGTACCGGATGATCGGCTGGCGCATCGGCTGGATCGCCGGTCCGCCCAAGGTCATGGCGGACGTCTTCTACACGCACAGCTACCTGGTCATCGCCCCGCCGGGCATCTCCCAGAAGGGCGCCGAGGTGGCGCTGCGCACCGAGAACTCCGGCGTCCCGGCGGCCATCGCCGAGTGGAAGGCCCGGAGAGACCTGATGCTCGAGCAGCTCGAGGGGCTGCCCGTCGTCATCCCCGATGGGGGCTGGAGCCTGCTGCTGGATGCGCACGCGCTGGGCTACAGCGCCACGGACGCCGCCTCCATCCTGCTGACGCAGGCGAAGGTCGCCGCCACGCCGATGACGAACTGGGGCTCCTCGGTGGCCGAGCGCTACATCCGCCTCGTCTTCAGCTTCGAGCCGCAGGAGCGGCTCAAGCTCCTGCGCGAGCGCCTGCGCCGCACCTCCCTGCTGCCCTAA
- a CDS encoding alpha-1,4-glucan--maltose-1-phosphate maltosyltransferase, whose protein sequence is MNSRIGSVVIESVRPELDGGRFAVKRVEGDTLAVEADVFKEGHDVLVAVVRWRQTHPTSQETSWHEVPMRSRGNDLWTAEFPLARNGRYQYTVEAWPDLVATWASELKRKVDAGRDVRSELLEGAALLEAAANRAQAAGFAEDHRLLTESSRKLKQPPSPEHIAVALAPELGVAAARHADRSLATRYDRVLEVFADRERARTGAWYEFFPRSALRDGRTHGSFKDAEAWLPYIQSLGFDTVYLPPIHPIGRTARKGKNNSLKAEPGDVGSPWAIGAAEGGHKAVHPELGTLEDFRHFLKAAEAHGIEVALDIAFQCSPDHPYVKEHPEWFLHRPDGTIKTAENPPKRYEDIVNFDWMGPARESLWAELASVVLHWVEQGVRVFRVDNPHTKPLQFWAWLIRKVQDVHPGTVFLSEAFTRPKVMKALAKVGFSQSYTYFTWRNFKPEMEEYLEEITSPPVSEYFRGNLWPNTPDILPEMLQRSGPGGFRLRVALAATLSSSYGMYCGYELCEGRGLHGKEEYLDSEKYQLVAWDLDRPGNIRGWISKLNQARKQHRALQLYGNLKFHEADNEHVLFYSKVTPDGASQVLVAVSMDPHSPQDAVLHVPLERLGIQPDETYQVHELMTDERRLWQGPFAQVTLTPEQPAALWAVYRFRRSEQAFDYYE, encoded by the coding sequence ATGAACTCACGAATTGGAAGCGTGGTCATCGAGAGTGTCCGCCCTGAGTTGGATGGCGGCCGATTTGCCGTCAAACGCGTCGAGGGGGACACACTTGCCGTCGAGGCAGATGTGTTCAAGGAAGGGCACGACGTCCTCGTGGCCGTCGTGCGCTGGAGGCAAACCCACCCCACCTCCCAGGAGACCTCCTGGCACGAAGTGCCCATGCGCTCGCGGGGCAATGATTTGTGGACTGCCGAATTCCCGCTCGCGCGCAACGGCCGCTACCAGTACACCGTGGAGGCCTGGCCGGACCTGGTCGCCACCTGGGCGTCCGAGCTCAAGCGCAAGGTGGATGCCGGGCGCGACGTGCGCAGCGAGCTGCTGGAGGGCGCGGCGCTGCTGGAGGCCGCCGCCAACCGGGCCCAGGCCGCAGGCTTCGCCGAGGACCACCGGCTGCTCACCGAGTCCTCGCGCAAGCTGAAGCAGCCCCCCTCGCCGGAGCACATCGCGGTCGCGCTGGCGCCGGAGCTGGGCGTGGCCGCGGCCCGCCATGCGGACCGCTCCCTGGCCACGCGGTATGACCGGGTGCTGGAGGTGTTCGCGGACCGGGAGCGCGCGCGCACGGGCGCCTGGTACGAGTTCTTCCCGCGCTCGGCCCTGCGCGATGGCCGCACGCACGGCAGCTTCAAGGACGCCGAGGCGTGGCTGCCGTACATCCAGTCCCTGGGCTTCGACACCGTCTACCTGCCGCCCATCCACCCCATCGGCCGCACGGCGCGCAAGGGCAAGAACAACAGCCTGAAAGCGGAGCCCGGGGATGTGGGCAGCCCGTGGGCCATCGGCGCCGCGGAGGGCGGCCACAAGGCGGTGCACCCGGAGCTGGGCACGCTGGAGGACTTCCGCCACTTCCTCAAGGCCGCCGAGGCGCACGGCATCGAGGTGGCGCTGGACATCGCCTTCCAGTGCTCGCCGGACCACCCCTACGTGAAGGAACACCCCGAGTGGTTCCTCCACCGGCCGGACGGCACCATCAAGACGGCGGAGAACCCGCCCAAGCGCTACGAGGACATCGTCAACTTCGACTGGATGGGCCCCGCGCGCGAGTCGCTCTGGGCGGAGCTGGCCTCGGTGGTGCTGCACTGGGTGGAGCAGGGCGTGCGCGTATTCCGCGTGGACAACCCGCACACCAAGCCGCTCCAGTTCTGGGCCTGGCTCATCCGCAAGGTGCAGGACGTGCACCCGGGCACCGTCTTCCTGTCCGAGGCCTTCACCCGCCCCAAGGTCATGAAGGCCCTGGCCAAGGTGGGCTTCAGCCAGTCCTACACGTACTTCACCTGGCGCAACTTCAAGCCGGAGATGGAGGAGTACCTGGAGGAGATCACCTCGCCGCCCGTGTCCGAGTACTTCCGCGGCAACCTCTGGCCCAACACGCCGGACATCCTCCCGGAGATGCTCCAGCGCAGCGGCCCCGGCGGCTTCCGCCTGCGCGTGGCGCTGGCGGCCACTCTCTCCTCCTCGTACGGCATGTACTGCGGCTACGAGCTGTGCGAGGGCCGGGGCCTGCACGGCAAGGAGGAGTACCTGGACTCGGAGAAGTACCAGCTCGTGGCGTGGGATCTCGACCGGCCCGGCAACATCCGCGGGTGGATCTCCAAGCTCAACCAGGCCCGCAAGCAGCACCGCGCGCTCCAGCTCTACGGGAACCTGAAGTTCCACGAGGCCGACAACGAGCACGTCCTCTTCTACAGCAAGGTCACCCCGGACGGCGCCAGCCAGGTGCTGGTGGCGGTGAGCATGGATCCCCACTCCCCCCAGGACGCCGTGCTCCACGTGCCCCTGGAGCGGCTGGGCATCCAGCCCGACGAGACGTACCAGGTGCACGAGCTGATGACGGATGAGCGCCGGCTGTGGCAGGGCCCCTTCGCCCAGGTGACGCTCACCCCCGAGCAACCCGCGGCCCTCTGGGCGGTCTACCGTTTCCGCCGGTCCGAGCAGGCGTTCGACTACTACGAGTGA
- a CDS encoding PHP-associated domain-containing protein, translating to MLIDLHAHSHLSKGCDLDPRAVLERAALFGLDGVAFTETNTQDGCDELFEIGAKSKLKVFVGLELVTDKGQYLCFFPKPELAPEPVQLWGSNREKPWSAAECLPKVKSLGAVIVAARPYDRDFPNPPMDGIRSLNLLSAVEGYNPKVKQTANDLAVEAAEALKLPCTGGSDARGSLDEVGRGATFFKRDIATQEQLLAELLKGEFWPVMAGELPRLTRPGEAQAGGRGKGGGSGGGGRGAANRRRRR from the coding sequence ATGCTGATTGACTTACACGCTCACTCACACCTGTCCAAAGGCTGCGATCTGGACCCGCGCGCCGTGCTCGAGCGCGCGGCGCTGTTTGGCCTGGATGGGGTGGCCTTCACCGAGACGAACACGCAGGATGGCTGCGATGAGCTGTTCGAGATCGGCGCGAAGTCCAAGCTGAAGGTCTTCGTGGGGCTGGAGCTCGTCACGGACAAGGGCCAGTACCTGTGCTTCTTCCCGAAGCCGGAGCTGGCGCCCGAGCCCGTGCAGCTGTGGGGCAGCAACCGGGAGAAGCCCTGGAGCGCCGCGGAGTGCCTGCCCAAGGTGAAGTCCCTGGGGGCCGTCATCGTCGCGGCCCGGCCGTATGACCGGGACTTTCCCAACCCGCCCATGGACGGTATCCGCTCGCTCAACCTGCTGAGCGCCGTGGAGGGCTACAACCCCAAGGTGAAGCAGACGGCCAACGATCTCGCCGTGGAGGCCGCCGAGGCCCTGAAGCTGCCCTGCACGGGCGGCAGTGATGCGCGCGGCTCGCTGGACGAGGTGGGCCGGGGCGCGACCTTCTTCAAGCGGGACATCGCCACCCAGGAGCAGCTCCTGGCGGAGCTGCTCAAGGGGGAGTTCTGGCCGGTGATGGCCGGTGAGCTGCCCCGGTTGACCCGCCCCGGCGAGGCCCAGGCGGGCGGACGTGGCAAGGGGGGCGGGAGCGGAGGCGGAGGCCGGGGCGCCGCCAACCGCCGCCGCCGCCGCTAG